TTGCTAAATAAATAGTGTAAATTTTGAGCCAAGCAATAATTTTCGAAATCAGTTGGGTAAGATTATTTCAACAAATATCTTGGCACATCTTTCGTGAAATCTCTAGATAATCAGTAATAAAATACGTACATTTAATAAAGTTCAGTATAAATACGTAAGCAAGTAAACGGTATCTTTACTAAATCTATATAACTAGAGTTTTAGACTTAAGAGCCTCTCAGAAGATAATAGCCTGTGTTTGAATGCATAGGCTCGAAAATAATAAAGAATTCAAGATTCAAGGTCTCTTTAACTATTGTAAATTAGAGGCGATAGGGATAATAAGTTCATTTTGTACTGCTAATCTAATAGCTCGAAAAAAACTTGAAGTTTGGCTGTGGTTAGGGGCTTGAATGAGTTGTCGTGATTCTTCAACTTGTTGAAATGTGGGTGTTTTTGACAGTATTAAGGCCAGATATTGCCAAAGAATACGTCGTTGTAATGCCGGATGAAGTTGCCTTAGTGGAAGCCTTTGTAATGATTGATCTTTGTTTAAGTATTGGCTTAGTTTATCTGAGGCGATCGCCTCTAAATATTCATTTTCTTCTTGGCAAATTGCTGCTGTTTGGGCGAGGTGTTGTTCTGTTTTTTTGTTAATTTGTTTTAATTCTGGAAAGACATTGTGACGTAGCCGATTACGGGAAAAATGAAGATTTTGATTATAAATATCCTCGTAAATAGGTAGGTTAAATTCCTGACAAAAAGCGGCTGTTTCGGTGCGACTCACGGTGAGTAAAGGACGGGTAAGGGTGACGTGATCTGCGAGACATCGCTGTTCTGTTAAAGCGCCTAAGCCTTGTAAACCGGAGCCGCGCACGAGATTAAACAGTAAGGTTTCGGCACGGTCGGTAAGGGTATGTCCTGTGGCAATTGAGTTGAATTTTTTTGCTAGCGCCATAGCTGTTAATTGCTGATAACGCCATTGCCGGGCTGCTGCTTCTGTTTCTTTAATGGGGGTTGTGGCTTCGCGCGAAAAAAAAGGCCTGTGCCATTGCTGTGCGATTTTACGAACATGGTCGGCGATCGCCGCGTCTCCAGACCAGCCGTGATTACAGTGGGCGATCGCCAACTGCCACTGCCAACGTGAGGAGAGATCGACGAGTAGTTGCCCCAGACAAAGAGAATCTTGGCCACCGGAAACAGCGACCAAGATTTTCTGTCCAGGAGCGAGTAACTGGGTGTCCTTTAAATGCCGATGAACACGAGCATGGAGTAACGACCAGTTCACCGATAACTATTCAAGCTCCCAAATATCGGCGGACACCTCTTCTTCGTCGCCAGTGACGGCATCTAGAGGGTCATCTCCATCATCTAAAGCATCAAAGTCGAAATCCTCGTCGTCATTACTTTCAAATAATTCACCGAGACTAATGTCTTCCTCGCCACTGTCCATGACACCACTATTATCGCCGAGATCAAAGGGGGACTCCATTTGAGGAGCTGTATCGGCGGGAGACTCTGTTTCAATGGCAGAAGCAGGCGAAGCCATTTTCTTCTTCATAATTGAAACATCAATAAACTCTCCGAGATCCTCCGTTGAGCCGAAATCAATTTCAGGGGGCAACTCTTCTGCTGTTAAGTCGTCTTCGTCACTGATCTCGTCTTCGTTGTCTAGCAATAAATTGGCGACCTCATCATCCATAGAGCCATCGAAATCAAGGTCACTTTGTTCGAAGGAAAAATCATTTTCTTCTTCGTTAAAGGTTGAGTTAAAGGTTGATTCCAAGGCATTTTCGGGGTTAGCACTATCACCCTGGGAAATTTCGGTATCTCCAGCCGCTTCAAAATCAGTGAGGAAGTCATCGTCACTAGCGGCTGCTGTATCCTCTGGGGCGATCGCCTCCTCAAAGGGATCATCAAACAGAGATTCTTCCGCGTCTGAGTCATCTTCGTCAAAAAGATTATCTAAACCAAGCTCTGCCCCATCATCGGTATCAGGTTCAGAGGATTCCTCGGTCAAAAACTCGCCAAAATCAGCAAAAGCTCCATCGTCACTACTGTCATCCTCTGGGAGTATTGAGTCTGAGTCATCGTCATCGAAGCTTAACTCCTCAAGGCTCGCATCAGCATCGTTGGCACTTTCACTAGATTCATCCTCTCCAAAGAGATCTTCAGCATCAGCGAATAGGTCATCGCTATCTTCGTCCGCATCAAGCCCTAGTTCATCTAAAGTTTCTGCTGCTAAAGTTTCTGCTGCGGTGTCTGTCTCGGCTGGAGAACTATCTTCGGCATCCGCAAATAAATCATCCTCTGCATCACCAAACAAATCATCGTCACTATCGTCAGTGACAGACTCCAGTTCAGCGCTAGAATCTGCTTCGAGATCACCATCACCAAAGTCAAAATCAAGGGAATCGTCGGCAGTGTCCTCGCCAATGGATTCTAGTTCTGTGTCTAAACCCGCTAGAACTCCTTCTTGATCTTCTATCGTTGTTTCAGTGCTACTGTCTTCGTCAAATAGACTGTCGTCACCAAATAGATCATTAAGTTCGTCTTCGTCGGCCTGTGGTGCAACGGCGGCATCTAATGCGGTATGGTCTTCTGTCTCGGCGATCGCCTCCGAGTCAGATTCCGAGTCAGCATCACCCAGTAAGTCAGCAAACTCACCCACGGCAGCATCAAAATCCCCTTCGTCAGAGCTGATGATACTATCATCCGCGCCAAGCTCTGTCGCTCCAGTTTCCTCTAAAGCGTCCTCTGCAAATAAATCATCTAAGCCCGTATCACCAGATTCTTCTGAGGTCTCCTCTAGTTCATCTGCCGCAAATAAATCATCAAAACTTTCGTCATCTTCCTGAACAAAAGTGTCCTTCGCATCAACCGTCGTTTCAGCACTAGATATGGGAGTTGCAGAATCTTCAGGAAAATCAAACTCATCATCAGCAAAATCTAAATCCAGATCGTCAATTTCAGACGCCGCAGATTCAGCGATTACGGATGTTGCGGCAGCTACCGGAGCGAAGGACTCGATAGCTGCCTCAGTTTTTGGGTCAGGACTTACCTCCGCATCAGAATCTTCCGAAAACTCTAGATGTAAACGAACTTTCCCTTTCACCCAGCCATCGGAGCCGAAGCGTAAAACATCACAGTCAATACCCTCAGCAGTAAGCCAATCGATGGTTTCGGGGGTTACACCGCCAACACCATTTTCGAGCATGAGCTGTTTTAAAGCTGCTGTAAATTCACTCACTCGGAAGGTACTGTGTCCAATCACAATCTGGGATTCGTTCCCGACGGACAGAACCTCGCCGCTGCTCAGTGGTTGAAAGTTTTTGCTCACGGTCGTTTCCCCACAATGTCGAATACTAGGTAATAAAGATTAAAGAGCGTTCTTAAATGATACGTGATGTACCCTGTGCACCATTCTAGTCGTGATTTTCCTGTCGGAATGGCTTTTTTTTGCCAAAATTAAAGTCTTTTTAGAAAAACCAGCCGTAGGAATGGAGTCCTTTGCCAAGAATATTAACGCCGAGATAGCAAATCCACACGACGACAAATCCGGCTGCGGCTAGGAGGGCGGGTTGTCTACCTTGCCAGCCACGGGTAATACGAGCATGGAGGTAAGCGGCAAAAACAAGCCATGTAATCAATGCCCAAGTTTCTTTGGGATCCCAGCTCCAGTAAGAACCCCATGCTTCATTTGCCCAGACTCCCCCGGAAATAATGCCGATAGTTAGCAGGGGAAATCCAAGACCAATGATGCGGTAACTAATGTTATCTAAAGTGTCGGCAAGACTCAACATTTGTGGGCTAAGACTGGGTGCTGCGGCAAGATTTTCTAGGGAGGGTTGGGTTAGGACCGCGGCATTCCCGTCAAAACTCGGTTGTTCTTTGGTGAAAGCAATGGCTGTTAAGGGGTCTTCGGATTCTGGTTGGTTATTGCGGAGACGATAGGAACCGTTGCCGACGGAGCTGCCGCGTAATTCGATTTTTTGGCCTCTTGTCACAATCAAAAAGGCGATCGCCAATAAAGATCCCACTAACAAAGCTGAATAGCTGATCATCATGACGCTAACGTGCATCATCAACCAATTAGATTTGAGGGCGGGTACGAGGGGAGCCGAATTTTGCATTTCTTCGGGTAAGGAGAGGGCGGCAAAGGCGGTAATGCCCATGGCGACAGGGGTGGTCACGGTGCCAACCCAACGACTACGGCTCATATTTTCTGCAATGAGATGCATGGTTGTCACGCCCCACGCGAGAAAAAAGAGGGATTCGTAGAGGTTACTGAGGGGGAAATATCCGGCTTCCAACCAGCGTGCGCCAAGTAGAGTCGCCATACATAGGTTGGCGATCGCCACACCGATAGTGCCCAGTTTTTGGAGCACAGTCAGGCTTGGAAACGCAGCACCACCCCAATAAACGAGCATGGTAATAAAGAGGACGAGAAATGAGGTGTTATCTAAAAGGCTTTGGAGTGCAACCAAATCCATTTTGGGTTCTCCTGAAAAATAAAAATTACGCAAAAAAAAAGTTGTTATTGATTAGTTTTATAGTTTCAATAAAAATTGTGCCAATTGTTACTTTAACTGATCAGTAGCGGTAAATCTTGAACTGGTTTATCAAGCTTTTTATATAGGGTGGTTCGCTCAGCATAGGGTCTCCCAAGATTGGCGATCGCCTTTTGCAGTTGCTCGACAGTTAAACAAGTGCCCCCCTGGGCTCCAGCCATGGTTGTAATGTGCTCTTCCATTAGTGTTCCCCCAAGGTCATTGCAACCCCACCGCAATGCTTCTGTTGCCCCAGCCAAACCCAGTTTGACCCAACTGGGCTGGTGATTCGTGATCCAGCGTCCGAGAAATAAACGGGATACAGCGGTGAGATGCAGAGTTTTGTTTAAATCTGGTTGATCGCGACCAACTTTTTTTCGCAATACCACAGGCGCATCTTGCCCCACAAAGGGCAGCAAAATAAATTCGCTAATTTTTGCGGAGTAATTTTTTTTAACGGCAATTTTCTGAAGGGATCGCACCTCTTCTAAATGCTTCACTTGCTGTTCGATGGTTTCGATATGACCGCACAGCATCGTACTCGTGGTCATCATGCCGAGGGCATGGGCAAGCCCGACAATTTTTAGCCATGTACTGGTATTGAGTTTTTCGGGGCAAATTTGACGACGAATTTGGTCATCTAAAACCTCCGCCGCAGTACCGGGTAAAGAACCAACGCCGAC
The sequence above is a segment of the [Limnothrix rosea] IAM M-220 genome. Coding sequences within it:
- the tilS gene encoding tRNA lysidine(34) synthetase TilS, yielding MVAVSGGQDSLCLGQLLVDLSSRWQWQLAIAHCNHGWSGDAAIADHVRKIAQQWHRPFFSREATTPIKETEAAARQWRYQQLTAMALAKKFNSIATGHTLTDRAETLLFNLVRGSGLQGLGALTEQRCLADHVTLTRPLLTVSRTETAAFCQEFNLPIYEDIYNQNLHFSRNRLRHNVFPELKQINKKTEQHLAQTAAICQEENEYLEAIASDKLSQYLNKDQSLQRLPLRQLHPALQRRILWQYLALILSKTPTFQQVEESRQLIQAPNHSQTSSFFRAIRLAVQNELIIPIASNLQ
- a CDS encoding KGK domain-containing protein gives rise to the protein MSKNFQPLSSGEVLSVGNESQIVIGHSTFRVSEFTAALKQLMLENGVGGVTPETIDWLTAEGIDCDVLRFGSDGWVKGKVRLHLEFSEDSDAEVSPDPKTEAAIESFAPVAAATSVIAESAASEIDDLDLDFADDEFDFPEDSATPISSAETTVDAKDTFVQEDDESFDDLFAADELEETSEESGDTGLDDLFAEDALEETGATELGADDSIISSDEGDFDAAVGEFADLLGDADSESDSEAIAETEDHTALDAAVAPQADEDELNDLFGDDSLFDEDSSTETTIEDQEGVLAGLDTELESIGEDTADDSLDFDFGDGDLEADSSAELESVTDDSDDDLFGDAEDDLFADAEDSSPAETDTAAETLAAETLDELGLDADEDSDDLFADAEDLFGEDESSESANDADASLEELSFDDDDSDSILPEDDSSDDGAFADFGEFLTEESSEPDTDDGAELGLDNLFDEDDSDAEESLFDDPFEEAIAPEDTAAASDDDFLTDFEAAGDTEISQGDSANPENALESTFNSTFNEEENDFSFEQSDLDFDGSMDDEVANLLLDNEDEISDEDDLTAEELPPEIDFGSTEDLGEFIDVSIMKKKMASPASAIETESPADTAPQMESPFDLGDNSGVMDSGEEDISLGELFESNDDEDFDFDALDDGDDPLDAVTGDEEEVSADIWELE
- the ccsB gene encoding c-type cytochrome biogenesis protein CcsB, which codes for MDLVALQSLLDNTSFLVLFITMLVYWGGAAFPSLTVLQKLGTIGVAIANLCMATLLGARWLEAGYFPLSNLYESLFFLAWGVTTMHLIAENMSRSRWVGTVTTPVAMGITAFAALSLPEEMQNSAPLVPALKSNWLMMHVSVMMISYSALLVGSLLAIAFLIVTRGQKIELRGSSVGNGSYRLRNNQPESEDPLTAIAFTKEQPSFDGNAAVLTQPSLENLAAAPSLSPQMLSLADTLDNISYRIIGLGFPLLTIGIISGGVWANEAWGSYWSWDPKETWALITWLVFAAYLHARITRGWQGRQPALLAAAGFVVVWICYLGVNILGKGLHSYGWFF
- the cofH gene encoding 7,8-didemethyl-8-hydroxy-5-deazariboflavin synthase subunit CofH, yielding MKLSGVLDKAIALHDLTVEEGIFLLEQDQSSAIEAIRQAAEQMRRSLCGETVTYVVNRNLNFTNICEQHCHFCAFRRDAGDDGAFWLDNAQLLEKATDAVHRGATEICMQGGLNLEAKINGRSLDYYLDLVRSLKKAFPQLHIHAFSPQEIEFIAREDQLSFADVILALKNVGVGSLPGTAAEVLDDQIRRQICPEKLNTSTWLKIVGLAHALGMMTTSTMLCGHIETIEQQVKHLEEVRSLQKIAVKKNYSAKISEFILLPFVGQDAPVVLRKKVGRDQPDLNKTLHLTAVSRLFLGRWITNHQPSWVKLGLAGATEALRWGCNDLGGTLMEEHITTMAGAQGGTCLTVEQLQKAIANLGRPYAERTTLYKKLDKPVQDLPLLIS